One genomic segment of Deltaproteobacteria bacterium includes these proteins:
- a CDS encoding citramalate synthase: MKKVQLYDTTLRDGTQSQEVSLSVLDKLKVAEKLDEFGIHYIEGGYPGSNPKDKEFFELARKIRWKNSVMCAFGMTRRVGKKVEEDSMIRVILAAGTPVVTVVGKSWDFHVIEALRTTLDENLHAVKETIA; encoded by the coding sequence ATGAAAAAGGTGCAATTGTACGACACGACGCTTCGGGACGGGACGCAGTCGCAGGAGGTGTCCCTGTCCGTCCTCGACAAGCTGAAGGTCGCCGAGAAGCTCGACGAGTTCGGGATCCACTACATCGAGGGCGGGTACCCCGGGAGCAACCCCAAGGACAAGGAGTTCTTCGAGCTCGCCCGGAAGATCCGGTGGAAGAACTCGGTGATGTGCGCGTTCGGGATGACCCGGCGGGTCGGCAAGAAGGTGGAAGAGGATTCGATGATCCGGGTGATCCTCGCCGCCGGGACCCCGGTGGTCACCGTGGTCGGGAAGTCGTGGGACTTCCACGTGATCGAGGCGCTCCGCACGACGCTCGACGAGAACCTCCATGCCGTGAAGGAGACGATCGCGT
- a CDS encoding aspartate kinase: MALIVQKYGGTSVGTIEKIKNCAKRVARTKDQGNDVVVVVSAMSGETNRLLGLAHQIAELPNERELDVVAATGEQVTIGLLAIALTEMGYKAKSFCGFQIPIFTDAAYVKARIRQIKGDTITRALKDGYIAVVAGFQGIDDSGSITTLGRGGSDTSAVAVAAALKADVCEIYTDVDGVYTTDPNICTDARKLDKISFEEMLELASLGAKVLQIRSVEFGMKYGVRIHVRSSFNDNQGTIVTTEEEIMETAVVSGVAYSKSEAKITVVKVPDKPGIAAKIFKPLSEANIVVDVIVQNVSVTGYTDLTFTVGRTDYKKAMLITEKVAKEVGAEKVVGDDKIAKVFIVGMAMRSHSGVATKVFETLAGDGINILGITTSEIKISVLIEEKYTELAVRVLHGAFGLGKPA, from the coding sequence ATGGCACTCATTGTCCAGAAGTACGGCGGCACCTCGGTCGGCACCATCGAGAAGATCAAGAATTGCGCGAAGCGGGTCGCGCGGACGAAGGACCAGGGGAACGACGTGGTGGTCGTGGTCTCCGCCATGTCGGGGGAGACGAACCGGCTGCTGGGGCTGGCGCACCAGATCGCGGAACTCCCCAACGAACGGGAGCTCGACGTCGTCGCGGCGACCGGCGAGCAGGTCACCATCGGCCTGCTGGCGATCGCGCTGACCGAGATGGGGTACAAGGCGAAGTCGTTCTGCGGCTTCCAGATCCCGATCTTCACCGACGCGGCGTACGTGAAGGCCCGCATCCGGCAGATCAAGGGCGATACGATCACCCGGGCGCTGAAGGACGGGTACATCGCGGTGGTCGCCGGCTTCCAGGGGATCGACGACTCCGGCTCCATCACCACGCTGGGGCGCGGCGGATCCGACACCAGCGCCGTCGCCGTGGCCGCGGCCCTGAAGGCCGACGTCTGCGAGATCTACACGGACGTGGACGGCGTCTACACCACCGACCCCAACATCTGCACCGACGCCCGCAAGCTCGACAAGATTTCCTTCGAGGAGATGCTCGAGCTGGCGTCGCTCGGCGCCAAGGTCCTTCAGATCCGTTCGGTCGAGTTCGGGATGAAGTACGGGGTGCGGATCCACGTCCGCTCCTCGTTCAACGATAACCAGGGAACGATCGTGACGACGGAGGAGGAGATCATGGAAACGGCGGTGGTGTCCGGCGTGGCGTACAGCAAGAGCGAGGCGAAGATCACGGTCGTGAAGGTCCCCGACAAGCCCGGGATCGCCGCGAAGATCTTCAAGCCGCTGTCCGAGGCGAACATCGTGGTGGACGTCATCGTCCAGAACGTGTCGGTCACCGGGTACACCGACCTGACCTTCACGGTCGGCCGCACCGACTACAAGAAGGCGATGCTGATCACGGAGAAAGTGGCGAAGGAAGTCGGCGCCGAGAAGGTCGTGGGCGACGACAAGATCGCCAAGGTGTTCATCGTCGGCATGGCGATGCGCTCCCATTCGGGCGTGGCGACCAAGGTGTTCGAGACGCTGGCGGGCGACGGGATCAACATCCTCGGGATCACCACATCCGAGATCAAGATCTCGGTCCTGATCGAGGAGAAGTACACCGAACTGGCGGTCCGGGTGCTCCATGGAGCGTTCGGGCTGGGGAAACCGGCCTGA
- the tsaE gene encoding tRNA (adenosine(37)-N6)-threonylcarbamoyltransferase complex ATPase subunit type 1 TsaE, which yields MTIFTSHSPDDTIAIARELGSCLADGDLVALTGDLGAGKTLFCKGIGEALGIPPERITSPSFTIMTRHEGRLPLTHVDVYRLETVVDALEIGLDEMFAGEGVCVVEWAEKVTELLPTDCVRVTFTISDEDERLISVSAPDQPRFHGFLSRSQRFQPGG from the coding sequence ATGACCATATTCACATCGCACTCTCCTGATGACACGATTGCGATCGCCCGGGAGCTTGGCTCCTGCCTGGCCGACGGGGATCTTGTCGCCCTGACGGGCGACCTGGGCGCCGGGAAGACCCTCTTCTGCAAGGGGATCGGCGAAGCGCTCGGGATCCCCCCGGAACGGATCACGAGCCCCTCCTTCACCATCATGACCCGCCACGAGGGGCGCCTTCCCCTCACCCACGTGGACGTCTACCGGCTGGAAACGGTGGTGGATGCGCTGGAGATCGGCCTCGACGAGATGTTCGCCGGCGAAGGGGTGTGCGTCGTGGAATGGGCCGAAAAGGTAACGGAATTGTTGCCAACGGATTGCGTCCGGGTTACATTTACGATTTCGGATGAGGACGAACGGTTGATATCGGTCTCGGCCCCGGACCAGCCGAGGTTCCACGGGTTCCTCTCCCGGTCCCAACGTTTCCAGCCAGGAGGTTGA
- a CDS encoding NAD(P)H-hydrate dehydratase, with product MKVATARQMGELDRVTIHTYGIPSLVLMENAGRSCTDRIFRILEEKVGAPQEASVAVVCGKGNNGGDGMVIARHLHNRGVYVEVFLLGETADLSADAKTQHDILRRMDVEIRVVRDTEGVEDLRTYLEEVHLCVDAILGTGISSPLEGTIRDVVEVINLSMATVFAVDLPSGIDATTGRILGEAIRADYTGTFGLLKLGHVLLPGSIHCGETEIYDIGIPSRAVFDAEIKTEALDEQIVKSMLSVRPPDFHKGDAGRVYIVGGSPGMTGAPCLAGLAALRMGAGLITVVTPASLRPIVESKQMEVMCAGIRDDGTGFFSPGMIPELLEAVSKADVLVIGPGMGANGSMPEFLKALLPKIKVPFLMDADALNALAGQASLLQSAGAPCIVTPHPGEMSRLTRESIEAIEASRLDSARHLAEEERVTVILKGARTVVATPKGDLFINTTGNPYMASGGMGDALAGMVAALASQGLSPTDAACAGVFLHGMSADLLVREHPMTPVTATDVIGNIPGALQHTLGETPSEE from the coding sequence ATGAAGGTCGCGACGGCCCGGCAGATGGGCGAACTGGATCGGGTGACGATCCACACGTACGGGATCCCTTCCCTCGTGCTGATGGAGAACGCGGGGCGGTCGTGCACCGACCGGATCTTCCGCATCCTCGAGGAGAAGGTGGGAGCGCCGCAGGAGGCGTCGGTCGCGGTCGTCTGCGGAAAGGGAAACAACGGCGGCGACGGGATGGTGATCGCCCGGCACCTCCACAACCGGGGCGTCTACGTTGAGGTGTTCCTGCTCGGCGAGACGGCGGACCTGTCCGCCGACGCGAAGACCCAGCACGACATCCTGAGGCGGATGGACGTCGAGATCCGCGTGGTGCGGGACACCGAGGGGGTCGAGGACCTGCGGACGTACCTGGAGGAGGTCCACCTGTGCGTGGACGCGATACTGGGCACCGGAATCTCCTCGCCGCTCGAGGGGACGATCCGGGACGTGGTGGAGGTCATAAACCTGTCGATGGCCACGGTCTTCGCGGTCGACCTGCCGAGCGGGATCGACGCGACCACCGGGCGGATCCTGGGCGAGGCGATCCGCGCGGACTACACGGGGACGTTCGGTCTCCTGAAACTGGGCCACGTGCTGCTTCCCGGGTCGATCCATTGCGGGGAGACGGAGATCTACGACATCGGCATCCCGTCGCGCGCGGTCTTCGACGCCGAGATCAAGACCGAGGCGCTCGACGAGCAGATCGTGAAGAGCATGCTGTCGGTGCGGCCGCCAGACTTCCACAAGGGCGACGCCGGGCGGGTCTACATCGTCGGCGGATCGCCGGGGATGACCGGGGCGCCGTGCCTGGCGGGGCTTGCGGCGCTGCGGATGGGAGCGGGGCTCATCACCGTGGTGACTCCCGCCTCCCTTCGCCCGATCGTCGAATCGAAGCAGATGGAAGTGATGTGCGCGGGGATACGGGACGACGGGACGGGGTTCTTCTCCCCCGGGATGATCCCCGAGCTTCTCGAGGCGGTTTCGAAGGCCGACGTGCTGGTCATCGGGCCGGGGATGGGCGCGAACGGATCGATGCCGGAATTCCTCAAGGCGCTCCTCCCGAAGATCAAGGTCCCTTTCCTGATGGACGCCGACGCCCTGAACGCGCTCGCCGGACAGGCGAGCCTGCTGCAGAGCGCGGGAGCGCCGTGCATCGTCACCCCCCACCCGGGGGAGATGTCCCGGCTGACCCGCGAGTCGATCGAGGCGATCGAGGCTTCGCGTCTCGATTCGGCGCGGCACCTGGCGGAGGAGGAGAGGGTGACCGTGATCCTCAAAGGGGCCCGCACGGTCGTCGCCACTCCGAAGGGGGACCTCTTCATCAACACCACCGGGAACCCGTACATGGCGTCCGGGGGGATGGGGGACGCGCTGGCGGGGATGGTCGCCGCGCTCGCCTCGCAGGGGCTGTCGCCGACCGACGCCGCGTGCGCCGGCGTCTTCCTGCACGGGATGTCGGCCGATCTGCTCGTCCGGGAGCACCCGATGACCCCGGTGACCGCCACCGACGTGATCGGCAACATCCCCGGGGCCCTGCAGCACACCCTCGGCGAGACCCCGTCCGAGGAGTGA
- a CDS encoding holo-ACP synthase, translated as MIAGIGVDIVDVARIAKLVDRYGDRFVRRVFTEAEAAYAAGSGNPAERLSGRFAVKEAVMKALGTGKSQGILWRDVETVRGPFGKPVVHLHGQAVRWMKQRGAEAVHVSITHDGGKAVAFVIMEKTGEKG; from the coding sequence ATGATCGCGGGAATCGGCGTGGACATCGTGGACGTCGCGCGGATCGCGAAGCTGGTCGATCGGTACGGCGATCGATTCGTGCGGCGGGTGTTCACGGAAGCCGAAGCGGCCTACGCGGCCGGGAGCGGGAATCCGGCGGAGCGCCTCTCCGGTCGGTTCGCGGTGAAAGAGGCGGTGATGAAGGCGCTTGGGACCGGGAAATCCCAGGGGATCCTCTGGAGGGACGTGGAAACGGTCCGCGGCCCCTTCGGGAAGCCGGTGGTCCACCTCCACGGACAGGCGGTCCGCTGGATGAAGCAGCGGGGGGCGGAGGCGGTCCACGTGTCCATCACGCACGACGGCGGCAAGGCGGTGGCGTTCGTCATCATGGAGAAGACGGGGGAAAAGGGATGA
- a CDS encoding pyridoxine 5'-phosphate synthase, whose amino-acid sequence MRKRLGVNIDHVATLRQARRGRVPEPATAAGIAELSGADGITVHLREDRRHIQDRDLEVLKSVVATRINLEMAATEEMTRIACALKPYSATLVPEKREEVTTEGGLDVLGHRDALLQTVARLKNAGILVSMFIDPDLPQVRASRQAGADAIEIHTGTYCEAFSSGTYEAELSKIRAAAAYAASAGLKVFAGHGLDVRNIVPILSIQPIEEFNIGHSIVARAVFIGLPAAVREIAELIHGA is encoded by the coding sequence AGCGTCTCGGAGTGAACATCGACCACGTGGCCACGCTGCGGCAGGCGCGGCGGGGGCGGGTCCCCGAGCCGGCGACCGCCGCGGGGATCGCGGAGCTCTCGGGGGCCGACGGGATCACGGTCCACCTCCGGGAGGACCGTCGGCACATCCAGGACCGCGACCTCGAGGTCCTGAAATCGGTCGTCGCCACCCGGATCAACCTGGAGATGGCGGCCACGGAGGAGATGACCCGGATCGCGTGTGCCCTCAAACCGTACTCCGCCACGCTCGTCCCCGAGAAGCGCGAGGAGGTGACCACCGAGGGGGGGCTGGACGTCCTCGGCCACCGGGACGCGCTGCTGCAGACGGTGGCGCGGTTGAAAAACGCCGGCATCCTCGTCAGCATGTTCATCGACCCGGACCTTCCGCAGGTGAGGGCGTCGCGGCAGGCGGGGGCCGACGCGATCGAGATCCACACGGGAACGTATTGCGAGGCGTTTTCCTCCGGAACGTACGAGGCGGAGCTATCGAAGATCCGGGCCGCCGCCGCGTACGCCGCCTCGGCGGGGCTGAAGGTGTTCGCCGGGCACGGGCTCGACGTCCGCAACATCGTCCCGATCCTGTCCATCCAACCGATAGAGGAATTCAACATCGGGCACAGCATCGTCGCCCGGGCGGTCTTCATCGGACTGCCCGCGGCCGTCCGCGAGATCGCGGAGCTGATCCACGGGGCATGA